One segment of Phalacrocorax carbo chromosome 33, bPhaCar2.1, whole genome shotgun sequence DNA contains the following:
- the LOC104043726 gene encoding uncharacterized serine/threonine-protein kinase SBK3-like, giving the protein MEESDEDGEDNEEFLERLMAQTGRDVPQQELEEHYSVLEELGSGTYGRVVLTEPLDGGSPVVLKLMLKQQTERRAFLREYCIALCLSSHAACLRTLPIAFESATHFAFGQELAPAGDLCALLNPGEGLAEELVKRCASQLAEALDFMHSRALVHRDVKLDNVLLFDRECRRVKLGDFGLTRVQGSAVGAMSSTLPYSPPELCLLQGSDTLELDSSLDVWAFAVLLFCLCTGCFPWTVAASSDPQFEDFSAWQGGTAGQGMPPASWRGFGSGALEMLRRLLTLDPDRRSPAIEVQKYLSLPWVIAPSAGEPAPSSSQSPLTSGMGKSPRGTGAQDTDGGGEGLPMPPANALAPCW; this is encoded by the exons ATGGAGGAGTCGGATGAGGACGGGGAGGACAACGAGGAGTTCCTGGAGCGGCTGATGGCACAGACGGGCAGGGATGTgccacagcaggagctggaggagcacTACAGcgtgctggaggagctgggcagcGGGACCTACGGCCGCGTGGTGCTCACGGAGCCCCTGGATGGTG GCTCGCCAGTGGTCCTCAAGCTGATGCTGAAGCAGCAGACAGAGCGGCGGGCATTCCTGCGGGAGTATTGCATCGCCCTGTGCCTCTCCAGCCACGCCGCCTGCCTGCGCACCCTGCCCATTGCCTTCGAGAGTGCCACGCACTTCGCCTTCGGGCAGGAGCTCGCTCCCGCCGGGGATCTGTGTGCCCTCCTCAACCCGGGG GAGggcttggcagaggagctggtgAAGCGCTGTGCGTCCCAGCTGGCCGAGGCGCTGGACTTCATGCACAGCCGGGCCCTGGTGCACCGTGACGTCAAGCTGGACAACGTGCTGCTCTTCGACCGTGAGTGCCGGCGGGTGAAACTGGGAGACTTCGGGCTCACCCGTGTGCAGGGTTCGGCAGTGGGTGCCATGTCTAGCACCTTGCCCTACTCCCCACCggagctctgcctgctccaggGCTCTGACACActggagctggactccagccTGGATGTCTGGGCTTTTGCCGTCCTACTCTTCTGCCTCTGCACTGGCTGCTTCCCCTGGACTGTAGCTGCCAGCTCTGACCCCCAGTTCGAGGACTTCAGCGCCTGGCAGGGAGGCACAGCGGGGCAGGGGATGCCCCCTGCATCCTGGCGAGGCTTTGGCTCTGGGGCGCTGGAGATGCTCCGGCGCTTGCTGACGCTGGACCCTGACCGCCGGAGCCCGGCCATCGAGGTGCAGAAatacctgtccctgccctgggtGATTGCCCCCAGTGCTGGGGAACCAGCACCAAGCAGCTCCCAGTCCCCCCTTACCAGCGGCATGGGGAAGAGCCCAAGGGGCACTGGGGCACAGGATACTGAtggtgggggagaggggcttCCCATGCCCCCTGCTAATGCACTGGCCCCGTGCTGGTAG
- the LOC135310327 gene encoding scavenger receptor cysteine-rich domain-containing group B protein-like — protein MALALLLLGEPGSTALHCTGTALHGRCTARALHCTGAAQGRCAYGTEPFPVRLAGGPGRCAGRVEVQHNGHWGTVCDDDWGLPDATVVCRQLGCGTALAAPPGAWFGEGSGPIWLNGLRCRGTEERLALCRHRGWRPHVCAHEEDASAVCSAHRFQPLSTTEPPWTPTPSPTITQPPVTACTDAACAGGPTMRLVGAAGRCAGRLEIFHAGHWGTVCDDLWGLPDAAVVCRQLGCGAALDAPRAAFFGEGTGPIWLDDVRCQGNESSLLGCPASPWGVTNCQHREDAAVVCADELANLDAHPADPSPHRPQMKLDWVTPSTRPRAPGSPQSTTVSQSAARTARKGWGCAGQTVHDLGKVRLYWSYWCHTPFPLCTVVPARLRGSHLRCTGRLELQFAGIWSSVCAEGWGLEAARVLCRQLGCGRPRLVPPPCSPAAAGASPAVLQRVQCTGLEPDLEHCILQAGHPSSCPTDRVAAVECEEPFQLRLVGGPRRCAGRLEVNHDGRWGTVCDDGWSRTNAEVVCRELGCGVAGPVGDLPRGRPRFGPGAGHIWLDDVRCQGQEGTLQNCAHRIWGRHDCTHQEDVGVVCQDA, from the exons ATGGCCCTCGCCCTCCTGCTCCTGGGTGAGCCCGGCAGCACCGCCTTGCACTGCACGGGCACTGCACTGCACGGGCGCTGCACTGCACGGGCGCTGCACTGCACGGGCGCTGCGCAGGGTCGGTGTGCGTATGGCACGG AGCCATTCCCCGTGCGGCTGGCCGGGGGTCCCGGGCGCTGTGCCGGGCGGGTGGAGGTGCAGCACAACGGGCATTGGGGCACCGTCTGCGATGACGACTGGGGGCTACCGGACGCGACGGTggtctgcaggcagctgggctgtgggacTGCCCTGGCTGCCCCACCGGGAGCCTGGTTTGGAGAGGGTTCGGGTCCCATCTGGCTCAACGGGTTGCGGTGCCGGGGCACCGAGGAGCGTCTGGCCCTGTGCCGGCACCGGGGCTGGCGTCCCCACGTCTGCGCCCACGAAGAGGATGCCAGTGCTGTCTGCTCAG CGCACCGCTTCCAGCCCCTCAGCACCACCGAGCCACCCTGGACCCCCACGCCGTCACCCACCATCACCCAGCCACCCGTTACAGCATGCACGGATGCAGCGTGCGCAG GGGGTCCCACCATGCGGCTggtgggggctgcggggcgctGCGCCGGCCGGCTAGAGATCTTCCACGCTGGGCACTGGGGTACCGTCTGCGACGACCTGTGGGGGCTGCCGGATGCGGCAGTGGTCTGCCGGCAGCtgggctgcggggctgcccTCGACGCCCCCCGGGCAGCTTTTTTTGGCGAGGGCACCGGGCCCATCTGGCTGGATGATGTGCGGTGCCAAGGGAACGAGTCATCCCTGCTGGGGTGCCCGGCTTCCCCCTGGGGCGTCACCAACTGCCAGCACCGGGAGGATGCCGCCGTTGTCTGTGCAG ATGAGCTGGCCAACCTGGATGCCCACCCTGCAGACCCCAGTCCCCACCGACCACAGATGAAGCTGGACTGGGTGACCCCCTCCACACGGCCCCGTGCCCCTGGCTCTCCCCAGAGCACCACAGTCAGCCAGTCTGCTGCAAGGACAGCCCGCAAGG gctggggctgtgctgggcagacTGTGCATGATTTGGGCAAAGTGAGACTGTACTGGTCATACTGGTGCCATACACCTTTCCCCCTGTGCACAGTGGTGCCAGCCCGGCTGAGGGGCAGCCACTTACGTTGCACTGGGCGCCTGGAGCTCCAATTCGCCGGCATCTGGAGCTCTGTCTGCGCCGAAGGCTGGGGCCTGGAGGCTGCCCGGGTGTTGTGCCGCCAGCTGGGCTGTGGTCGCCCGCGCCTCGTCCCgccaccctgcagccccgcGGCAGCCGGTGCTTCCCCGGCAGTGCTGCAGCGGGTGCAGTGCACTGGGCTGGAGCCGGACCTGGAGCATTGCATCCTCCAGGCAGGGCACCCATCATCCTGCCCCACGGATAGGGTGGCTGCCGTCGAGTGTGAGG AGCCTTTTCAGCTGCGGTTGGTGGGTGGCCCCCGGCGCTGCGCTGGGCGGTTGGAGGTGAACCATGATGGGCGGTGGGGCACAGTCTGCGATGATGGCTGGAGCAGGACCAACGCAGAGGTTGTTTGCCgggagctgggctgtggggtggcAGGGCCTGTTGGTGACCTCCCCCGGGGACGGCCCCGCTTCGGCCCCGGTGCTGGACACATCTGGCTAGATGACGTCCGCTGCCAGGGTCAGGAGGGGACCCTGCAGAATTGTGCCCACCGCATCTGGGGACGCCATGACTGCACCCACCAGGAGGACGTCGGCGTGGTCTGCCAG GATGCTTGA